A stretch of DNA from Malus sylvestris chromosome 9, drMalSylv7.2, whole genome shotgun sequence:
CAAAGTCTATCACATGCAATTGCACCGCAAGTTGGGGGTGCATGCCTTGGTGGAACACTTATCTTGATCTATGAGGAGGTACAATATAAAGAGTAGGGCTAATAATGATAAGGTTTGAGATTCCGTTCATGTCACGGCCGGCATAAGGGGATTGCTACGTGAGAAATATGAAAGTAGATGAAGATTCCATTCAGGTCATGGAATGGCCCAGTTTGGGGACACAAAACCCGTCCAATGTTACATTGACATGCCCTAATCTGGAAAAAAGTTATCTCTGTACCGCAATAATATTTCCACCACCATCATTATGTACGTATTGAAACCATACTCTTGGACATGGTGGATGCAGACTTCAGTTTCCACCACCGTTCACTCCGATTGAATCGATCACTTAAGACACATCACATCTCATGGCATGCATGTATCTtactaaataattaattattaatcaaAATAACTCATGTTCTTAATCGTAATGCCATAGTTTCTAACTCTAAGAGTAAAATATTTATCCCTATATATAGAATAAAATTTCATTCTTATGatttttgaattgaataaaaaagaCTAGGGTTGAAGTGATTAATCAAAATTATCACAAAGTGAGAGCTTCTAACTTGAGTACGTAGATTACTAGTCTTCATATGCACCGCGCGATTCGATTATTATccgaaatgaagaaaaaagatatAGATACTATAAATCAGAAAAGTTCACCTAATCAATATTGTTTAACCATTAGAGGAAATAATCAAATGATTATGTTGATACATTCGACTAATTAATCGCATGATGTATTAAACTCATAATTCATTAGATACTTTTTATGAATGTCAATTAATTAAGTTATGAAATTGTAGGTACTAGTTAGCATATATTTTCATCCCTAAATAATACAAGTGTAAACTAAACAACCTAGTTAATTTTTCAGATTTGGGaaacaaaagatcaatttgtttTGTAGTACATAAGTGAAATTAATAACAACAACGAACTTTAGAGTAGATATATATGTGATGATTTAAATATTTCTGCTTGTCTTCTGTTTGATATATAgcactttaattaattttgtcctACAAACATACGGCATAAAACTATATATTGGAATTATAGTCATCGATAAGGAACATTGCGCACTTAAATTATGAGCATATATTCCTTGATTTGATATTTTGACATCTTGATTTACATGCAAATGCAACTGGTGCAACCCAAGTGGTGTTTTAGTGGATCCACAATAGATGAGAAAAATCGACCAAATTAGACTtttccttgttttctttttccctttttacATTATTTACCACTAATCATgataatttgaagaaaaaaaatgatgttaACACATCGGTGCTACACCACCATCCATCCTGCGTGCTTGGAAaggatggagaggatcctccttcttcctctttcttttctgcagttttgcttctgctgctgctgcttcttcaATTCTTATCCTTCAATAATCCTTCTCCTTCACTCCTGGGtcttcttcttcacttttttttttggtatgtttATAGGAAACTTCTACACGGTCAGTTTTATATAGAATCGCAATCGTCGACAACTATTACGATGTTGCTGGTAACTAGTTCCGGAGAAGTCACGACGCCAACGCAGCCTTTAAAGATGAAGGATCCGGAGAGTTTGGGTCCGGAAAGGATCCTCTCCTGGAAAGGAtggttggaaatttttattaatttgtccATGCTTCCATCATTCCTCTCGATCTTGTTTTCAACCTTgcatgagaaattttttaatgtgaccAAACACGGGACGGAATATTACATGCCATTATATAATaagaaagttttatttttcaagtatcATTCtaattgtataatgacatatgaTGTTCCGTTCTGTATTTTGGGCACATTGAAAAGTCTTTCACCTTGCATGGATCACCCAAACCCTAGTGATATAGCTCCTATTAAAACCTTAGATTGCTTGGCCCCCCTTCTCGATCATGGCATTGTAAAGCCAAGTAATACAACTCACAACTGCATAAACAAACGCACAACTTTACATATAAAATTCCTCGCCTGCACTATTGCTCATGATTCAAATCCTTATAACAATGCTTACATCTTTCTTAAAAAAGATATGGGTCCTAGTTAATTATGTTTATGTACTGGTATTATCATGATTAAAATCGTGATCACAAATAAATcttcatttaaaattttaggaaaactaatgaaaggggtttgaaaactttgagttttaactataagaacaaaataaaaggtaaagtgaatagtatcatgattgactttttagtgtaaaaatatatttttttgttaaagtgaacagtacctaaagcttttcgttaaagttccctttaattTTCTCTTATACAAATGGCTAAGTAATCTTTAATCAAGGAATGACATCATTTCCATACATCAAAGACGTATAAGtcttcatttgtttttttttttttgaaaaactagAGAATAACATAACCAGGACCCAAGCCAATAGAGTTACAGAAGGCCACCGTCAACAACACCAGACATAATGAGAAAAAGGTAGAAACTAAGACCCGGAGGCTTCCCCAAGTCTTCATTTGATTTAGTAGGCCAaaaatatgtatattttggtattttttggaatttttaattttttgaattttttaccgttagaaTAATCTGGGCTGTTGattttcaaaattctaactGTTCGAAGGTTAGGATTGTGCCACGTGACAGCTGATCAGAAAGGCCAAAAAAAATTTCCGTTCAAAAACCAACAGTCCAGATGAAATGACCGTTAAAAATCCAACAGATCCAAATGATCAGTCTCACCCGACTACAAGGACAATTGGGAAttgttggagatgctctaagtgGACCACCAGCGAATGCAAATAATCTGTCAGGGCCTACACGTGCATTATTTCTTAAGTACAATTTTGAAGTGGATGGAATATTACCTAAAAAGGCTATAAACATTATATAGAAAAGAAGAGAACCTAACCTACAAATCTAAAACAATTTAACTATAATTAACTACTAACTAAAGGATTTGAGCTTTGGATTCTCCCCCTCTACTCTAGTTATGAGATTACTATTGCGGGAGTGGAGATTCGAACTTGAATATTTCTCGATATTAAAAAGATAAGTATCATTACTTGTTAGAATTCAAAGGTCATGAGTATGGTAATATCATAAGATTATAAACAAGTTAAGTCATAATGCTGAGGGGAgaataatttggtatcaaattcgtcatccacgtgattcaaacctaagatctcttcacttgtaagtataAAGAAATTGTGTTAGACCATAATACCAAGTGATAGCGAAATAAAAAGCTTAATATAGACAACACAACTAAATTTCCAAATGTTAGGTAAGGTAACAATCACAGGCCATAGCCAATGGATGCATCATGGGAAACTCAAAGCTCTTATGAAAATTTGGAAGGTGGGGTTCTAGTTGTTGTGTTTCATGTGCAACAGAAGGAAGagatatataaacaaaaaggaaaaggaagaggaagggCGTGTGTTTGGCAATCCCGATGGAATGAGaacatttattttgttattacaTCTTTAACGTAAAGAATGACACAGAGCATAAATAAAGCCACgctccttcctcttctttcttctcataAAACCCCACACATCATCTCTCCCTCTTCTATCTCTcgttaagaaaaaatatatattaattaatacaAACAATATTCTATACTAATTTTTACTAAAGAGGCGGAAGGAGGATTTGAAGTCAGAACGTAGCAGTTTAAAGATAACACTACCAACAAAGAGGCAGCGATCCACCACTTGCActaattttttcttcttgtagagaaaaatagaaaataaaagggTTTGTGCACAATAATTCCCACATTTTGCACCTCTTAATTTTGAGCATTGATTGATTATTTTTCCGATTTGTTCAATCCAATTGTTAACTAGCAGGTTTTTGTCGGAAAACTTCATTTATTTTGGTTTGTACGAGTGTAGAAATCAtttttcagaaaaagaaaaggcatcactctcctttcattttgttttattttactgtttaaagaaagttacaatgGGTGGTTTACTTTGGCTTGTACTTCTGGAATCGGTTTTTCAAACTCAAATCTAGAACACCAGCCACATTGTAAATCACTTTTAAGGATAGGAAGCACCTTCCAGTTCCGAGAAGAACTTGTGCAACCGAGACGCAAAAGTGACGGGCATATCGTACCAAAACACATGGATGGTGGCACGAGATAGACTTAAGATACTGCCACATTGACGTAATTGTTGCGTGCTCTTCGGGTTGACacatgaaaatttgaaaacggAACACCACATGAAGCCTTTGATTAATTAAATAAGAAAGGATTATGGGTTATATTTCATTTGACAGAAAGAAAAACCCTTCTCTATACCCTCTACTTCTTCACCCCTTACAACCACGGAGTTAgattcacatttttctttttcccttttcttttattcAGAAGTTCGATTGCCAATTCATATGATTCAGTTGGGGTTGCTGATACGCACCAACTTGTGCCCCAGGAGACGCTGCAGCCACCCCAACACCGACATTACCGCCCATAGCAGGTCCCATATGGTGCGCGTTGGGAATTGCGGTAGGCTGAGGAGGATGGTACAAACCTGGGAACTGCATGTGAGAAGATTGGGCCGCAGCTGCATTGAAGGAGGCATGAGTAGCGTGAGATGGCATGTAAGCACCGTGAGGCGATTGTGCAGGCATGTTGTAGTACGGAGTGGATTGCATGCCCGGGTGCTCCCTTGCGTTCTGAATCCAAATCTCCGATGTCTCGGCCTGCCATGTCAAACGTTAAAACATTATTAACACGACGTCTTATTGTAATTAACAGTGGACAGTAAAAACGAGATATCATCAAAGCCTGTCCGGCTCTCCCATATAGACTGCATGGAAAGCAATTCGTTTTCAACAattaaaatcattttctttatcagCGAATAGCCCACTGGACAGCATTCTAATTTTAGCATTCATTGTAACTACCTACATAAAATGGTAAACTTTACCTGAGGATTTGGGATGTATAGATTGCCATCTTTGTACTTGATTCGAGATGAATCTTCTAGCCCAGTGGCCCCTCCAACAACACCAGGGGCGTTCATTGCATACCCATTGGGATTCGTAAAATTCCCAAACCCTGTGGGACTTCCAGCAGGGGCAGGCTTAAACTGCTGCACTCCGTACTTGAGGCTGTTTGCATTTAGGTGTGAACCACCTCCAGGCATCAGCAAGTAGCTGCTGCCATTAGACAGGTGAGGATACGCAGGGTTGTTGGAATAGCCAGGCACAGCCATTGGTGGAACATAAACTGGTGAGAGAAATTGGCGATATGGCATAAGATTAGCATAATGTGAAACATGAACTTGTGGGTACATCTGCGCCACTGGGGGTGGTTGCTGTTGTACCATGGCAACTGTTGATGCAGCCATGCTGTTGATAGTATGTGAGCTCAAGGCCTGTAACCAGAGAAAATAGCATCTGTTTAATTCCAATTCACTATAATGGGGTTTGGTTAAGGTAGAAAATAATGTAAAattaagagagagagggagggagggagatggTGTCTGTCCATCATCAAACACTCATTACACCCACAATGTCTAACACGGAATATTTTTAAAAGCAGTTTATGAAAGCAAAAACTGATGACCTGATtgatgcataaaagttctaaagaTGCTGGTTATGGAGAAGAAAAAGTATTTATCCGTGCAGTATGGTCTTAAAAATGCCAGGAACATCATTTTTAAATTGTGGAGTTCCTACAAAACGTAGATAGATTGTGCACACAAAACGCTCACAGAGGTATCAAGAAGCAGGTTTAGTGCTTCCAAAGGGACATAAGCATAACACAACATTACCAAGCAGCAGTTCTATGCATCCTATGGCATGCCTAAATATGGATACAGTAACTGGAACACATCATCATACTGCAAGCACTTAAACTTTACCTCTTGAGGAGGAGGTAGACCCTGTCCACGATTTTCCTCCATATGTGGTCTGAAATACGGCATGTCATAACCAGTCTGAGGATCAAATGCCTGCTTCCAAACAGAAAATGTCAGAATGAACATTCACGAATATGTAAATATATGTCAGAACATGCAAACGCTTCTTCCAAATGAAGGCCTTTTACCAGTATATCAAAAAATAAAGGTCCAGAAAACACCATTAATCACATCCAACAACTATCAGAAACATTGGTTGGACAATGAAATTGCAAAGCTGACCCTAATCTTATACCTATACATACAACAAAGGTGACACTAGTCTGACCAGCGTACTCACCGAAAAACCTTGTAACTCTGGTGGATCTTGCTGCTGTGAGTCGGAAGGTGCATAGGATGAACTGTTGTCTTGAACCAAACCAATATCTGCATAATTGCCCAAGTTCTGAGGACTCAAAGTCTCTTTATTCTCAGGCAATTGATGTTCAGCAACTACACCTGATGCAGGGGAATCAGATCCAGAACTTACTTGGTGATCTAATAAATCCACCGGATTTATGGCAGAAGCCTCATCACTGCACGACTCTGCAGCTGATACTGACAAACTGTACAATAGAATCATTTATAAGTCAAACGTGCATAGGATGCCAACAGATGTTAACTGCAAACAAATTTCTCAAAAACTACTTGGACGGGTCACAGCAAAGTTAACTCATCACTTGCTATAATTAGATAGCGCCTACCTTGCTGCAGCTTCCCTGTTTGACTCCTCTGAAGCTCCCACTTGAAATCCATTAACTATGTTGCCTCTTGAATCAGGCTCTGTCCCCAAGCTTCCAAATGTTAACTGAAAACGATCACTGTCTGGGACCCTAATACTATGTGCTATGACAACGTTACagttatcatatatatttactaGAGCGAGCTTATCTTGCAATTTAGCCGCTTCTGACTCTGAAACCTGAGGATCACCAGAAGCAGGTGAAACAGATTTTGTTGGTGTTCCAATGACTCCAGGACTATTAGAACTTGCCTTTTGGCTTGACTTAGGTTTCCACTCCTTATTAGGCTGGGAAGCTGCACCCGGAAACATGATTAATACTCTTGCAACACGTCCATTAAGACATGACTCAAAGGCTTCAAAAGTGAAGACAAACCTTTCAAACAAAAGcacatagatttttttttttaatttttttttttaggaaattttATTGCACAGAACAATAAAAATACAAGGGTGGACAAGAagtccaacaacaacaacaaaactccACAAAACCAACTAACAGCAGCATTCCAATTCCATCTAATTTCTGAATCATTCtgataaagaaaaatatctaaatgttaaaccaaaaaaaataaacagatCAACAAGCTACTGTTGAGATTTTATGACATCTTACAGATGTTTTCAGCTTTGGCAAAGGAAAAAGTTAATATTAACGCcaccaaataaaatttaaaccaaatataGGTTAACGGTGAGGTTTTCTGACACGAACAAACATTTTATGCTTTAATTCTGTTATTATAGTTTTCGTATGTAGATGAATTCATGTCAAGAGGAATGAATTTAAAGTCCATAATTAAAGCAAGTATTACCTTTTTGATGTCCCACAGGTTGTTGGTGTGGCCTGACATTGTGCTGATTACTTAACAACGGTCTGCTGCCCGACATGCTAGGTATCACAGATTCAGAAGTTTGGCTCACTTGATCAGTTTTAGAGATTCCAGTAAAAGGTCGAAATGACTCAGTAGAATCCTCTTTTCCCAAAAGTGAATTTGAGACAGAAGTCACAGAGCTACTTGGAGCAAAGGACTTGGAGCTGTCAGAAGCTTGTCTCCTAACACCAACCTCCCGTTTAATAGCACCAACAGAAGCAGCTGGTCTGGAATCAGGAGATGGCACATGAACAGGATCCGTGGAAGATGAATACACCCCAACAACAGAGTTGCTCGATATCACCATTGGAGAGTGCAGTTGGGAACTGTTTGGCTTCCCTCCTTGCCCCCGTGAAGCTACATTTGGAAGAGTAACTCGGTTCTCCACTAATGTCTCTTTTCTAACAGTACCAGTTGAATTAGCACCACTGCTTCTAATTTGAGTTTGCGCATTCAATCCATGAGATGAATTTTGTCTGCTAGATGGCTTTTGACTATTTGAACTTCCTGTTGGGCTGAAAGCACATTAAAACAATCATCATAAGTTAACGCAGTAATAACACAGCAAATACAAATACATATTTTTCAACGCTATGGACAAATAAAAGCAGGAAACTTTGTATAAATACCAAAAGTCCTAAATACAAAGAACCCCTGAAACTAAAGGTCTTCAGAAACAGCAACCTCAAATGTTACAAACAAAGCTGAGTCTCCTCTAGGTTTATACAACAATAAATTGTGATATTCTATGGCAAGGCATTGACATATAGCCAAGAATAATATGTAGCTACACACATAAAGACACACACGATAATAATGATAGAAAACATACCCCTTTCCAGAATTATTTGACGCTTGCTCATTGGTGGAAGTTGTACATTTTGGTGAAGCAGGCTTCGCTTCTTTATTGACATTACCGTTAATTCGGTTGTCTCTCACAACACGGAATTCTCTGCTGATTCTTGTACCTAGGAAGAGTCTATCATTAGCTAGTAATTCAAAGGAATATTACAGAGGGTAAAGTATCCGGAAACATGGAAACACCGCGGCAAAACTTCTTTGGAAACACAAGTGCAAAAGGTTATACTCTCAACCACGGCTTTATTTTCAGTAGCTTTTATATTATATTACCAAAACGCTAGTTCAATGGGTTCTATTAGAAGCTATTTTCAGAATCTTTTATATGACAAGTATATTAACAAAACAGCAGCCAGGTTGACAAAAAGCAGACTTGCCATTGTCATTGACTAGAAACCAAAATCAGTTTAATTGCCTTTCAACCTCTCTAGGCCTAAAGATCCAATTTGCACCATCACACAAGTGCCCAAAGTAGCATTTCAAATGCTTGTCGCTGAAAGGCAAAGCACTTTTTCTTGCAACAACTCCTTGAGATGCAGCAAGGATTACAAAGTTGGACTTTATGGAGCTCTTAGCAGAATCAACAGTTCAGGTTCCTCATTATAGCTACCGTTGAATTGGAGAAAGCACAATAGTTCTCCACATTTTGTTAGTTTACCTTCTTTTCCTGGTGATATCTTTGAATATGTTAGCCTGAGATTGTCATAATGTATTTACATTCACCGGCCGAGGATATCATTCATTAGTTTCAAAGCTACTAAGTTTTCTGACCACTCACCACTGCTCTCAGGAAGGCACAGTACCTCTTTTACTAGTCTATTTTCAATCGTATTGTCGAATATGACTTGAAGCTATCAAAAGGCACATGAAACTTATTTCCCTTCAATGTTATGAGATGCGTTGTTTGGAGGAGAGAGGTAGAAGCAGTGGGAGAAGTTTTCACaattattgtgtttttttttttgtacttttaatcgtataaattgattacaaatttaaaacattttaattgatGTGGATGACCACCTCAACTGCCACATAAGGTGGTATTAGTATTGTGGTACAAGTAGGTGGTAAGAAGGAGCATTTCCCCCATCCCTTAAACTTTGGTA
This window harbors:
- the LOC126634573 gene encoding uncharacterized protein LOC126634573 isoform X4; this encodes MKRPRNCSTKSNGHKVPVDARRHSESAGQGPKPNTSSDRPSSQNTTSDHPSSQNTSDRPSSHNTFPDRPSSRNTFSDHPSSRNTFSDRNVRRGGYARGGSTGTRISREFRVVRDNRINGNVNKEAKPASPKCTTSTNEQASNNSGKGPTGSSNSQKPSSRQNSSHGLNAQTQIRSSGANSTGTVRKETLVENRVTLPNVASRGQGGKPNSSQLHSPMVISSNSVVGVYSSSTDPVHVPSPDSRPAASVGAIKREVGVRRQASDSSKSFAPSSSVTSVSNSLLGKEDSTESFRPFTGISKTDQVSQTSESVIPSMSGSRPLLSNQHNVRPHQQPVGHQKASQPNKEWKPKSSQKASSNSPGVIGTPTKSVSPASGDPQVSESEAAKLQDKLALVNIYDNCNVVIAHSIRVPDSDRFQLTFGSLGTEPDSRGNIVNGFQVGASEESNREAAASLSVSAAESCSDEASAINPVDLLDHQVSSGSDSPASGVVAEHQLPENKETLSPQNLGNYADIGLVQDNSSSYAPSDSQQQDPPELQGFSQAFDPQTGYDMPYFRPHMEENRGQGLPPPQEALSSHTINSMAASTVAMVQQQPPPVAQMYPQVHVSHYANLMPYRQFLSPVYVPPMAVPGYSNNPAYPHLSNGSSYLLMPGGGSHLNANSLKYGVQQFKPAPAGSPTGFGNFTNPNGYAMNAPGVVGGATGLEDSSRIKYKDGNLYIPNPQAETSEIWIQNAREHPGMQSTPYYNMPAQSPHGAYMPSHATHASFNAAAAQSSHMQFPGLYHPPQPTAIPNAHHMGPAMGGNVGVGVAAASPGAQVGAYQQPQLNHMNWQSNF
- the LOC126634573 gene encoding GBF-interacting protein 1-like isoform X5 — translated: MVAGSRIEGGTQIISAGVRKTIQSIKEIVGNYSDIDIYWALKETDMDPNETAQKLLNQDPFHVVKRKRDKRKESNGHKVPVDARRHSESAGQGPKPNTSSDRPSSQNTTSDHPSSQNTSDRPSSHNTFPDRPSSRNTFSDHPSSRNTFSDRNVRRGGYARGGSTGTRISREFRVVRDNRINGNVNKEAKPASPKCTTSTNEQASNNSGKGPTGSSNSQKPSSRQNSSHGLNAQTQIRSSGANSTGTVRKETLVENRVTLPNVASRGQGGKPNSSQLHSPMVISSNSVVGVYSSSTDPVHVPSPDSRPAASVGAIKREVGVRRQASDSSKSFAPSSSVTSVSNSLLGKEDSTESFRPFTGISKTDQVSQTSESVIPSMSGSRPLLSNQHNVRPHQQPVGHQKASQPNKEWKPKSSQKASSNSPGVIGTPTKSVSPASGDPQVSESEAAKLQDKLALVNIYDNCNVVIAHSIRVPDSDRFQLTFGSLGTEPDSRGNIVNGFQVGASEESNREAAASLSVSAAESCSDEASAINPVDLLDHQVSSGSDSPASGVVAEHQLPENKETLSPQNLGNYADIGLVQDNSSSYAPSDSQQQDPPELQGFSAFDPQTGYDMPYFRPHMEENRGQGLPPPQEALSSHTINSMAASTVAMVQQQPPPVAQMYPQVHVSHYANLMPYRQFLSPVYVPPMAVPGYSNNPAYPHLSNGSSYLLMPGGGSHLNANSLKYGVQQFKPAPAGSPTGFGNFTNPNGYAMNAPGVVGGATGLEDSSRIKYKDGNLYIPNPQAETSEIWIQNAREHPGMQSTPYYNMPAQSPHGAYMPSHATHASFNAAAAQSSHMQFPGLYHPPQPTAIPNAHHMGPAMGGNVGVGVAAASPGAQVGAYQQPQLNHMNWQSNF
- the LOC126634573 gene encoding GBF-interacting protein 1-like isoform X1; protein product: MVAGSRIEGGTQIISAGVRKTIQSIKEIVGNYSDIDIYWALKETDMDPNETAQKLLNQDPFHVVKRKRDKRKEVSSNSNGHKVPVDARRHSESAGQGPKPNTSSDRPSSQNTTSDHPSSQNTSDRPSSHNTFPDRPSSRNTFSDHPSSRNTFSDRNVRRGGYARGGSTGTRISREFRVVRDNRINGNVNKEAKPASPKCTTSTNEQASNNSGKGPTGSSNSQKPSSRQNSSHGLNAQTQIRSSGANSTGTVRKETLVENRVTLPNVASRGQGGKPNSSQLHSPMVISSNSVVGVYSSSTDPVHVPSPDSRPAASVGAIKREVGVRRQASDSSKSFAPSSSVTSVSNSLLGKEDSTESFRPFTGISKTDQVSQTSESVIPSMSGSRPLLSNQHNVRPHQQPVGHQKASQPNKEWKPKSSQKASSNSPGVIGTPTKSVSPASGDPQVSESEAAKLQDKLALVNIYDNCNVVIAHSIRVPDSDRFQLTFGSLGTEPDSRGNIVNGFQVGASEESNREAAASLSVSAAESCSDEASAINPVDLLDHQVSSGSDSPASGVVAEHQLPENKETLSPQNLGNYADIGLVQDNSSSYAPSDSQQQDPPELQGFSQAFDPQTGYDMPYFRPHMEENRGQGLPPPQEALSSHTINSMAASTVAMVQQQPPPVAQMYPQVHVSHYANLMPYRQFLSPVYVPPMAVPGYSNNPAYPHLSNGSSYLLMPGGGSHLNANSLKYGVQQFKPAPAGSPTGFGNFTNPNGYAMNAPGVVGGATGLEDSSRIKYKDGNLYIPNPQAETSEIWIQNAREHPGMQSTPYYNMPAQSPHGAYMPSHATHASFNAAAAQSSHMQFPGLYHPPQPTAIPNAHHMGPAMGGNVGVGVAAASPGAQVGAYQQPQLNHMNWQSNF
- the LOC126634573 gene encoding GBF-interacting protein 1-like isoform X2, giving the protein MVAGSRIEGGTQIISAGVRKTIQSIKEIVGNYSDIDIYWALKETDMDPNETAQKLLNQDPFHVVKRKRDKRKEVSSNSNGHKVPVDARRHSESAGQGPKPNTSSDRPSSQNTTSDHPSSQNTSDRPSSHNTFPDRPSSRNTFSDHPSSRNTFSDRNVRRGGYARGGSTGTRISREFRVVRDNRINGNVNKEAKPASPKCTTSTNEQASNNSGKGPTGSSNSQKPSSRQNSSHGLNAQTQIRSSGANSTGTVRKETLVENRVTLPNVASRGQGGKPNSSQLHSPMVISSNSVVGVYSSSTDPVHVPSPDSRPAASVGAIKREVGVRRQASDSSKSFAPSSSVTSVSNSLLGKEDSTESFRPFTGISKTDQVSQTSESVIPSMSGSRPLLSNQHNVRPHQQPVGHQKASQPNKEWKPKSSQKASSNSPGVIGTPTKSVSPASGDPQVSESEAAKLQDKLALVNIYDNCNVVIAHSIRVPDSDRFQLTFGSLGTEPDSRGNIVNGFQVGASEESNREAAASLSVSAAESCSDEASAINPVDLLDHQVSSGSDSPASGVVAEHQLPENKETLSPQNLGNYADIGLVQDNSSSYAPSDSQQQDPPELQGFSAFDPQTGYDMPYFRPHMEENRGQGLPPPQEALSSHTINSMAASTVAMVQQQPPPVAQMYPQVHVSHYANLMPYRQFLSPVYVPPMAVPGYSNNPAYPHLSNGSSYLLMPGGGSHLNANSLKYGVQQFKPAPAGSPTGFGNFTNPNGYAMNAPGVVGGATGLEDSSRIKYKDGNLYIPNPQAETSEIWIQNAREHPGMQSTPYYNMPAQSPHGAYMPSHATHASFNAAAAQSSHMQFPGLYHPPQPTAIPNAHHMGPAMGGNVGVGVAAASPGAQVGAYQQPQLNHMNWQSNF
- the LOC126634573 gene encoding GBF-interacting protein 1-like isoform X3, with amino-acid sequence MVAGSRIEGGTQIISAGVRKTIQSIKEIVGNYSDIDIYWALKETDMDPNETAQKLLNQDPFHVVKRKRDKRKESNGHKVPVDARRHSESAGQGPKPNTSSDRPSSQNTTSDHPSSQNTSDRPSSHNTFPDRPSSRNTFSDHPSSRNTFSDRNVRRGGYARGGSTGTRISREFRVVRDNRINGNVNKEAKPASPKCTTSTNEQASNNSGKGPTGSSNSQKPSSRQNSSHGLNAQTQIRSSGANSTGTVRKETLVENRVTLPNVASRGQGGKPNSSQLHSPMVISSNSVVGVYSSSTDPVHVPSPDSRPAASVGAIKREVGVRRQASDSSKSFAPSSSVTSVSNSLLGKEDSTESFRPFTGISKTDQVSQTSESVIPSMSGSRPLLSNQHNVRPHQQPVGHQKASQPNKEWKPKSSQKASSNSPGVIGTPTKSVSPASGDPQVSESEAAKLQDKLALVNIYDNCNVVIAHSIRVPDSDRFQLTFGSLGTEPDSRGNIVNGFQVGASEESNREAAASLSVSAAESCSDEASAINPVDLLDHQVSSGSDSPASGVVAEHQLPENKETLSPQNLGNYADIGLVQDNSSSYAPSDSQQQDPPELQGFSQAFDPQTGYDMPYFRPHMEENRGQGLPPPQEALSSHTINSMAASTVAMVQQQPPPVAQMYPQVHVSHYANLMPYRQFLSPVYVPPMAVPGYSNNPAYPHLSNGSSYLLMPGGGSHLNANSLKYGVQQFKPAPAGSPTGFGNFTNPNGYAMNAPGVVGGATGLEDSSRIKYKDGNLYIPNPQAETSEIWIQNAREHPGMQSTPYYNMPAQSPHGAYMPSHATHASFNAAAAQSSHMQFPGLYHPPQPTAIPNAHHMGPAMGGNVGVGVAAASPGAQVGAYQQPQLNHMNWQSNF